The Corallococcus soli genome has a window encoding:
- a CDS encoding NAD-dependent epimerase/dehydratase family protein, producing MRPASEGPGNGGARHVVIFGGAGFIGSNVADHYLSEGRPVRVFDNVSRPGVERNLRWLRERHGALLSIEVGDTRDLRAVRRAVRDAREVFHFAAQVAVTHSLESPLHDFEVNARGTLHVLEALRELETPAPLVFTSTNKVYGGLKGLALSPRAQRYAPGDDATRAHGISEQCPLDFESPYGCSKGAADQYVLDYARSYGLPAVVFRMSCIYGPRQYGTEDQGWVAHFLLRALDGAPLTLYGDGMQVRDILFVEDLVRAFRLAQQAMPRIQGRAFNIGGGPGQTVSLLELLELIERRTGHRPRVTFEDWRTGDQRYYVSDTRAFMRETGWMPRVGVREGVSRLSAWLEELRGERTRASMARGESLEAVASQP from the coding sequence ATGAGGCCCGCGAGCGAGGGCCCTGGCAACGGCGGGGCGAGGCACGTCGTCATCTTCGGGGGCGCCGGCTTCATCGGCTCCAACGTGGCGGACCACTACCTGAGCGAGGGGCGCCCGGTGCGCGTCTTCGACAACGTGTCGCGCCCGGGCGTGGAGCGCAACCTGCGCTGGCTGCGGGAGCGGCATGGCGCGCTCCTGAGCATTGAAGTGGGGGACACCCGCGACCTGCGCGCGGTGCGCCGGGCCGTGCGTGACGCCCGCGAGGTGTTCCACTTCGCGGCCCAGGTGGCGGTCACCCACAGCCTGGAGTCGCCCCTGCACGACTTCGAGGTCAACGCGCGCGGCACCCTCCATGTCCTGGAGGCCCTGCGGGAGCTGGAGACGCCCGCGCCGCTCGTCTTCACCTCCACCAACAAGGTCTACGGCGGATTGAAGGGCCTGGCGCTGTCGCCCCGGGCACAGCGCTACGCGCCGGGCGACGACGCCACGCGCGCCCACGGCATCAGCGAGCAGTGCCCGCTCGACTTCGAGAGCCCCTATGGCTGCTCCAAGGGGGCCGCGGACCAGTACGTGCTCGACTATGCGCGCTCCTACGGCCTGCCGGCGGTGGTGTTCCGGATGAGCTGCATCTACGGGCCCCGGCAGTACGGCACGGAGGACCAGGGCTGGGTGGCGCACTTCCTGCTGCGCGCGCTGGACGGAGCGCCCCTCACCCTCTACGGCGACGGCATGCAGGTGCGCGACATCCTCTTCGTGGAGGACCTGGTGCGCGCCTTCCGGCTGGCCCAGCAGGCCATGCCCCGCATCCAGGGACGGGCCTTCAACATCGGCGGTGGGCCGGGACAGACGGTGAGCCTGCTGGAGCTGCTGGAGCTCATCGAGCGGCGCACCGGCCACCGCCCCCGCGTCACCTTCGAGGACTGGCGCACGGGGGACCAGCGCTACTACGTCTCCGACACGCGCGCCTTCATGCGGGAGACCGGGTGGATGCCGCGCGTGGGGGTGCGGGAGGGCGTGTCGAGGCTCTCAGCCTGGCTGGAGGAGCTGAGGGGCGAGCGGACGCGGGCGTCCATGGCGCGGGGGGAGTCGCTTGAAGCCGTCGCCAGCCAGCCGTGA
- a CDS encoding glycosyltransferase family 4 protein, protein MKPSPASREPGVTLAPSGAGRGLRVLMTADTVGGVWSYALELCRALCLRGASVDLATLGAPLSAPQWEEARALAGLTVHEGTWRLEWMDSPWNDVRASGEWLLELEARLAPDVVHLNGYCHGVLPFRAPVLVVAHSCVLSWWEAVKKEAAPSRYARYREAVARGLHAASRVVAPTRAMLDAIERHYGALPGARVVSNARSAASFPPAPKERFVLAAGRLWDEAKNLSALEAAAPGLPFLILVAGATTPPGGGTQAVARSTRPLGPLPSPELAGWMSRAAVYALPARYEPFGLSALEAALAGCALVLGDIPSLREVWGSAARFVDPEDPRALARELRTLMEHPEEREALAARGRQRARAFTPQRMGAAYLDLYARLTRAERHVS, encoded by the coding sequence TTGAAGCCGTCGCCAGCCAGCCGTGAGCCGGGCGTGACGCTGGCGCCCTCCGGTGCCGGGCGGGGCCTCCGGGTGCTGATGACCGCGGACACGGTGGGCGGCGTCTGGTCCTACGCGCTGGAGCTGTGCCGCGCGCTCTGCCTCCGGGGCGCGAGCGTGGACCTGGCCACCCTGGGGGCGCCGCTGTCCGCGCCCCAGTGGGAGGAGGCCCGCGCGCTGGCGGGGCTCACCGTGCATGAGGGCACCTGGCGGCTGGAGTGGATGGATTCGCCGTGGAACGACGTGCGCGCCTCCGGTGAGTGGCTGCTGGAGCTGGAGGCCCGGCTGGCGCCGGACGTCGTGCACCTCAATGGCTATTGCCACGGGGTGTTGCCATTCCGGGCGCCCGTGCTGGTGGTGGCGCACTCGTGCGTCCTGTCCTGGTGGGAGGCCGTGAAGAAGGAGGCCGCGCCCTCCCGGTATGCGCGCTACCGCGAAGCGGTGGCCCGCGGGCTCCATGCAGCGTCCCGGGTGGTGGCGCCCACGCGGGCCATGCTCGACGCCATCGAGCGGCACTACGGCGCGCTGCCCGGGGCGCGGGTGGTGTCTAACGCCCGGAGCGCGGCGTCGTTCCCTCCCGCCCCCAAGGAGCGCTTCGTGCTCGCGGCGGGGCGGCTGTGGGACGAGGCGAAGAACCTGTCCGCGCTGGAGGCCGCCGCGCCCGGGTTGCCCTTCCTCATCCTCGTCGCGGGCGCCACGACGCCGCCCGGTGGCGGCACGCAGGCGGTGGCCCGGAGCACGCGGCCCCTGGGGCCACTTCCTTCGCCGGAGCTCGCGGGCTGGATGTCGCGCGCGGCCGTGTACGCACTGCCCGCGCGCTATGAGCCCTTCGGCCTGTCCGCGCTGGAGGCCGCGCTCGCCGGCTGCGCGCTGGTGCTGGGGGACATCCCCAGCCTGCGCGAGGTGTGGGGGAGCGCCGCGCGCTTCGTGGATCCGGAAGACCCCCGGGCGCTGGCGCGGGAGCTGCGCACGCTGATGGAACATCCGGAGGAGCGCGAGGCCCTGGCGGCCCGGGGCCGTCAGCGCGCACGCGCCTTCACGCCCCAGCGGATGGGGGCGGCCTACCTGGACCTCTACGCCCGCCTCACCCGCGCTGAACGCCACGTGTCCTGA
- a CDS encoding CgeB family protein, whose product MRVILFCHSLLSDWNHGNAHFLRGVVTELAVRGHDVRVFEPQDAWSLQNLREEPHGEAALQEVRGLYPYVRPERYARETLDLEAVLDGADLVLMHEWNPPELIRRVGELRRDGGAFRLLFHDTHHRGVSAPEQMARYALTHYDGVLAFGEVLRRLYLEAGWARRAWTWHEAADVRVFRPRPRNREVRDLVWIGNWGDDERTQELHEFLLEPVRTLGLTARVHGVRYPAPALRALWDAGIEYAGWLPNHRVPLAFAQARVTVHVPRRPYATRLPGIPTIRPFEALACGIPLVSAPWADAEGLFTPGRDFLVAPDGASMRRHLTALLADASMRRAFAEAGLRTVLERHTCAHRVEELLGICRELGLPDSVLHPRSSDERVFA is encoded by the coding sequence ATGCGTGTCATCCTCTTCTGCCACTCCCTGCTGTCGGACTGGAACCACGGCAACGCCCACTTCCTGCGCGGGGTGGTGACGGAGCTGGCGGTGCGGGGACACGACGTGCGCGTGTTCGAGCCCCAGGACGCGTGGAGCCTCCAGAACCTCCGCGAGGAACCCCACGGCGAGGCAGCGCTGCAGGAGGTGCGGGGGCTCTATCCGTATGTGCGGCCGGAGCGCTACGCACGCGAGACGCTGGACCTGGAGGCCGTGCTCGACGGGGCGGACCTGGTGCTCATGCACGAGTGGAATCCCCCGGAGCTCATCCGGCGCGTGGGCGAGCTGCGCCGGGACGGGGGCGCCTTCCGGCTGCTCTTCCACGACACGCACCACCGGGGCGTGAGCGCCCCCGAGCAGATGGCCCGCTACGCGCTCACCCACTACGACGGGGTGCTCGCCTTCGGTGAGGTCCTGCGGCGGCTCTACCTGGAAGCGGGCTGGGCCCGCCGCGCGTGGACGTGGCACGAGGCCGCCGACGTGCGCGTGTTCCGCCCCCGTCCCCGGAACCGGGAGGTGCGGGACCTGGTGTGGATTGGCAACTGGGGGGACGACGAGCGCACCCAGGAGCTGCACGAGTTCCTGCTGGAGCCGGTGCGCACGCTGGGGCTGACGGCGCGCGTGCACGGCGTGCGCTACCCGGCCCCGGCCCTGCGGGCGCTCTGGGACGCCGGCATCGAGTACGCGGGCTGGCTGCCCAACCACCGCGTGCCCCTGGCCTTCGCGCAGGCGCGCGTCACCGTGCACGTGCCGCGCAGGCCCTACGCCACGCGGCTGCCGGGCATCCCCACCATCCGTCCCTTCGAGGCGCTGGCGTGCGGCATCCCGCTGGTGAGCGCGCCCTGGGCGGACGCGGAGGGGCTCTTCACTCCGGGCCGCGACTTCCTCGTCGCCCCGGATGGCGCGAGCATGCGGCGCCACCTGACCGCGCTCCTGGCGGACGCGTCCATGCGGCGCGCCTTCGCGGAGGCAGGCCTGCGCACGGTGCTGGAGCGCCACACCTGCGCGCACCGGGTGGAGGAGCTGCTGGGCATCTGCCGGGAACTGGGCCTGCCCGACTCCGTGCTCCACCCGCGGTCCTCCGACGAAAGGGTCTTCGCATGA